The following are encoded together in the Pedobacter steynii genome:
- a CDS encoding TldD/PmbA family protein has protein sequence MAILSKEEAQAILKKVLSFSKADSCEISLNGSDGGNIRYARNAVSTAGQISVMDLAVSSTFGKKTGTATINEFDDASLQKVVKRAEELAMLAPENPEFMPLLGPQDFEDSPTYNESTAAITPDTRAEMVGKSLQVSKAANLEAAGFLENSTRFDAVMNSKGLFAYNKRTNVSFSVTVRNQAGTGSGYIEQQFNNLDKMDTLSLSKIAASKATGSAGAKAIEPGKYTVILEPLAASDMLGNMFRGFDARSADEGRSFMSKKGGGTRLGEQLFSENVSIYSDPMHPEVPSAAWTEDGLKVKRTQWVEKGVVKNLSYSRYWAGQKGVEPVPFNRSIVMEGGTQSLEELIKSTEKGILVTRFWYIRSVDPQTLLLTGLTRDGTFYIENGEIKFPVKNFRFNESPVIMLNNVEALGKPVRTGSGMIPPMKIRDFTFTSLSDAV, from the coding sequence ATGGCCATATTAAGTAAAGAAGAAGCTCAGGCAATACTAAAAAAAGTACTCAGCTTTTCAAAAGCAGATTCCTGTGAAATCAGTTTAAACGGATCAGATGGCGGAAACATCCGTTATGCCAGAAATGCGGTATCTACAGCCGGACAAATCAGTGTGATGGACCTGGCGGTAAGTTCAACTTTTGGCAAAAAAACCGGAACAGCTACGATTAATGAATTTGACGATGCTTCCCTTCAGAAGGTCGTAAAAAGGGCAGAAGAGCTGGCGATGCTGGCTCCGGAAAACCCGGAGTTTATGCCTTTGCTTGGACCTCAGGATTTTGAAGATTCCCCAACCTATAACGAAAGTACAGCTGCTATAACGCCGGATACCAGAGCAGAAATGGTGGGTAAAAGTTTACAGGTTTCTAAGGCAGCAAACCTGGAGGCCGCTGGATTTCTTGAGAATTCGACAAGGTTTGATGCGGTTATGAATTCAAAAGGCCTGTTTGCTTACAATAAAAGAACGAATGTGTCTTTCTCGGTTACTGTGAGAAATCAGGCAGGAACAGGGTCAGGGTATATCGAACAGCAATTCAATAACCTTGATAAAATGGATACGCTAAGCTTAAGTAAAATCGCTGCATCAAAAGCAACAGGTTCGGCAGGTGCAAAAGCGATAGAGCCAGGAAAATATACGGTCATATTAGAGCCACTTGCAGCCAGTGATATGTTGGGGAATATGTTCCGGGGATTTGATGCCCGCAGTGCAGACGAAGGCAGAAGTTTTATGAGTAAAAAAGGAGGAGGCACCCGTTTGGGGGAACAACTATTCTCTGAAAATGTAAGCATCTATTCAGATCCGATGCATCCCGAAGTTCCTTCGGCAGCATGGACAGAGGACGGCTTAAAAGTAAAAAGAACACAATGGGTGGAAAAAGGTGTGGTTAAAAATCTGTCTTACTCCAGGTATTGGGCCGGACAAAAAGGAGTAGAACCTGTTCCCTTTAACCGGAGTATTGTGATGGAGGGTGGCACTCAGTCGTTGGAAGAACTTATAAAAAGCACCGAAAAGGGAATTTTGGTCACCAGGTTCTGGTATATACGATCTGTAGATCCTCAGACTTTACTGTTAACTGGACTAACCAGGGATGGTACATTTTATATAGAGAATGGCGAGATTAAGTTCCCCGTTAAAAACTTCAGGTTTAATGAAAGCCCGGTGATTATGCTCAATAATGTGGAAGCATTGGGTAAACCGGTAAGAACGGGGAGTGGCATGATTCCACCAATGAAAATCAGGGACTTTACTTTTACTTCTTTGTCTGATGCAGTCTAG
- a CDS encoding TldD/PmbA family protein: MRRRDFLYMTGMGIGASMVQGMPVFGKEISVEEALTPVDVRLKKRMADVALNAARSKGATYADVRIGRYLNQVIATRENQVQNIANSESYGMGVRVIANGSWGFAATNNLDNDSIAKAAEMAVAIAKGNAKLLVEPVQLAAQKGFGEVSWKTPVEINAFEVPITDKVNLLLNANNEAIKGGAKYVNSNLFMVNEQKYFASTDGSYIDQDIHRVWPTFTVTRIDPAGGKFESRNALSAPMGMGFEYLTPKDSEQIKGGPLTMYKKRYDLIGDIREATVHVAEKLKAKPVLPGKYDLVLDPTHLFLTIHESVGHPTELDRVLGYEANYAGTSFLTLDKWESKKFNFGSKAVNVIADKTEPGSLGAVGYDDEGVKCGNWDIIKDGILVNYQTIRDQVHILGLKASQACCYADSWESIQFQRMPNVSLAPGKEPLSAADLVKDVEKGIYMFGRNSYSIDQQRYNFQFSAQLAYEIKDGKITGMLKDASYQANTQEFWNSCTQLCDQDDYRLGGTFADGKGQPGQVSAVSHGSPTSRFNGVNVINTGRKLG, encoded by the coding sequence TTGAGAAGAAGAGATTTTTTATATATGACCGGAATGGGCATAGGTGCCTCCATGGTTCAGGGCATGCCGGTTTTTGGAAAAGAAATTAGTGTGGAAGAAGCATTGACACCGGTCGATGTACGCTTAAAAAAAAGAATGGCTGATGTTGCCCTCAATGCAGCCCGCTCAAAAGGCGCTACTTATGCAGATGTACGCATAGGCAGGTATTTAAACCAGGTGATTGCCACCCGGGAAAACCAGGTGCAGAACATTGCCAATTCAGAGTCTTATGGAATGGGGGTCAGGGTAATTGCAAATGGTAGCTGGGGTTTTGCCGCAACGAATAATCTGGACAACGACAGCATTGCAAAAGCAGCAGAAATGGCGGTCGCCATTGCTAAAGGAAACGCAAAGCTGCTTGTGGAACCCGTACAGCTAGCAGCACAGAAAGGTTTTGGTGAGGTAAGCTGGAAAACTCCTGTGGAAATCAATGCTTTTGAGGTTCCGATTACAGATAAGGTGAACCTATTGCTGAATGCAAATAATGAAGCCATTAAAGGAGGGGCAAAATATGTGAATTCAAACCTGTTTATGGTCAATGAACAGAAATATTTTGCTTCTACAGATGGTTCTTATATCGATCAGGATATTCACCGCGTCTGGCCTACATTTACGGTAACCAGGATTGATCCGGCAGGAGGGAAATTTGAAAGCAGAAATGCACTAAGCGCACCAATGGGAATGGGTTTTGAATACCTGACACCCAAAGACAGCGAGCAGATCAAAGGTGGCCCTTTAACTATGTATAAGAAACGTTATGACCTGATTGGAGATATCAGGGAAGCAACAGTACATGTAGCAGAAAAGCTGAAAGCCAAACCAGTATTGCCAGGCAAATATGATCTTGTACTGGACCCTACGCATTTATTTCTTACCATTCATGAATCTGTTGGCCATCCTACGGAGCTGGACAGGGTGCTTGGTTATGAAGCTAATTATGCCGGAACCAGCTTCCTGACGCTGGATAAATGGGAGAGTAAGAAATTTAACTTCGGAAGTAAAGCAGTCAACGTTATCGCTGACAAGACGGAGCCTGGATCATTGGGTGCTGTTGGGTATGATGATGAGGGCGTGAAATGTGGCAACTGGGACATTATCAAAGACGGCATTCTGGTCAACTACCAGACCATACGGGATCAGGTTCACATTCTTGGTCTTAAAGCATCTCAGGCCTGTTGTTATGCAGATAGCTGGGAGAGCATCCAGTTCCAGCGAATGCCAAATGTTTCGCTGGCACCAGGTAAAGAACCGTTGAGTGCCGCAGACCTGGTTAAGGACGTAGAAAAAGGAATTTACATGTTTGGCAGGAATTCCTATTCTATCGATCAGCAGCGTTATAATTTCCAATTTAGTGCACAACTGGCCTATGAGATCAAAGATGGTAAAATAACCGGCATGCTTAAGGATGCATCCTATCAGGCCAACACCCAGGAGTTCTGGAATTCCTGTACTCAGCTTTGTGATCAGGATGACTACCGTTTAGGAGGAACATTTGCGGATGGAAAGGGGCAGCCCGGACAGGTGAGTGCCGTTTCCCACGGCAGCCCTACTTCCAGGTTTAACGGGGTGAATGTGATCAATACGGGAAGGAAATTAGGCTAA
- a CDS encoding TldD/PmbA family protein, whose protein sequence is MKRKDFLYLSGIGMGALLLPDLSAFGNPIDPLQALEGVDVKIKKELADVALNAAKSKGASYADIRIGRYLNQFIATREKRVQGVANTESYGIGVRVLANGCWGFAATNKVTKEDVAKAAEQAVAVAKANAKIQGEPVQLAPQKGFGEVSWKTPIEINAFEVPVKEKVDLLLNVNDIAMQNGASFVNSVIFAVNEQKYFASTDGSYIDQDIHRIYPSFNVTRIDRESGKFQTRSALSSPMGMGYEYMTARPEDKVQGVVTRYKGRYDMLEDAKSAALNASEKVKAKSVEPGKYDLVLDPSHLWLTIHESVGHPTELDRVLGYEANYAGTSFLTLDKWKSKNFKFGSDKVNVIADKTQVGSLGAVGYDDEGVKCKKWDIIKDGVLVNYQATRDQAHIIGLDESQGCCYAQGWDDVQFQRMPNISLKAGKEKLSVDDMIKNVEKGIYIIGNGSFSIDQQRYNFQFGGQTFYEIKNGKIVGMLNDVAYQSNTQEFWNSCSAICDQNDYRLGGSFNDGKGQPSQSSAVSHGSATTRFNGVNVINTARKI, encoded by the coding sequence TTGAAAAGAAAAGACTTTCTCTACTTATCCGGAATAGGTATGGGGGCGTTACTGCTTCCCGATCTCTCTGCTTTCGGAAATCCAATAGATCCCTTACAAGCGTTGGAGGGAGTAGATGTTAAAATTAAAAAAGAACTGGCCGATGTAGCGTTAAACGCGGCAAAATCTAAAGGGGCCAGTTATGCCGATATCAGAATCGGACGGTACCTGAACCAGTTTATCGCCACCCGGGAGAAAAGAGTTCAGGGGGTAGCAAATACCGAGTCCTATGGAATCGGTGTACGGGTACTTGCAAATGGATGCTGGGGTTTTGCAGCAACGAATAAAGTAACGAAGGAAGATGTGGCGAAAGCCGCTGAACAGGCTGTGGCTGTTGCTAAAGCAAATGCTAAAATACAGGGTGAACCGGTTCAGCTGGCTCCTCAGAAAGGATTTGGTGAAGTAAGCTGGAAAACACCTATAGAGATCAATGCTTTTGAAGTCCCTGTAAAAGAAAAAGTAGACCTGTTGCTGAATGTGAATGATATTGCCATGCAGAATGGAGCTAGTTTTGTTAATTCCGTGATTTTTGCAGTCAACGAGCAGAAGTATTTCGCTTCCACAGACGGTTCTTATATCGATCAGGACATTCATCGTATTTATCCGTCCTTTAATGTAACAAGGATAGATCGGGAATCCGGAAAATTTCAGACGAGATCTGCCCTCAGCTCTCCAATGGGAATGGGTTATGAATATATGACTGCCCGTCCGGAGGATAAAGTACAGGGTGTGGTTACGCGTTATAAAGGCCGCTATGACATGCTGGAAGATGCGAAATCTGCAGCACTTAATGCCAGTGAAAAAGTAAAAGCCAAATCTGTTGAACCAGGAAAATATGATTTAGTTCTTGATCCTTCTCATTTATGGCTGACCATCCATGAATCTGTCGGCCATCCTACGGAATTGGATAGAGTATTAGGTTATGAAGCGAATTATGCAGGAACCAGTTTCCTTACTCTTGATAAATGGAAATCTAAAAATTTTAAATTCGGTAGCGATAAAGTAAATGTTATTGCAGATAAAACACAGGTGGGCTCATTAGGTGCGGTAGGTTATGATGATGAAGGAGTAAAATGTAAAAAGTGGGACATTATTAAGGATGGTGTGTTGGTAAACTATCAGGCTACCCGTGATCAGGCTCATATTATTGGATTAGATGAATCCCAGGGTTGTTGTTACGCTCAGGGATGGGATGACGTGCAGTTTCAGCGGATGCCCAACATCTCCCTCAAGGCAGGAAAAGAAAAACTGAGCGTGGACGACATGATTAAGAATGTGGAGAAGGGGATTTATATCATTGGAAATGGCAGTTTTTCTATTGATCAGCAACGCTATAATTTCCAGTTTGGCGGACAAACATTCTATGAGATTAAAAATGGAAAGATTGTGGGCATGCTGAATGATGTCGCTTATCAATCGAATACCCAGGAATTCTGGAATTCATGTTCTGCAATCTGCGACCAGAATGATTACCGTCTGGGCGGCTCTTTTAACGATGGTAAAGGACAGCCATCTCAAAGCAGTGCAGTGTCTCATGGTAGTGCAACTACCCGTTTTAATGGAGTTAATGTTATTAATACAGCAAGAAAGATTTAA
- a CDS encoding TldD/PmbA family protein has product MKRRNFIYLSGVGAAAAMLPAIPVWGNEISVERALEYIDPAAKKILTDVAMNAARSKGATYTDVRVGRYLNQFVVTRENKVQNIVNTESYGVGIRVIANGCWGFAATDKMDKDSIAKAAELAVSIAKENGRLQSEPVKLAAQKGYGEVSWKAPIEKNAFEVPIKEKVDLLLSVNDAAMKGGADYINSILFMVNEQKYFASTDGSYIDQDIHRIWPTFFITKINKETGKFETRNALSAPTGKGYEYLDARPQDKIKTASGTLYKGRYDMLEDAKQAATQVGEKLKAKSVEPGKYDLVLDPSHLWLTIHESCGHPTELDRVLGYEANFAGTSFLTLDKWESKKFKYGSAEVNITADKTEEGSLGAVGYDDEGVKCGKWDVIKDGVLVNYQAIRDQAHIVGLEHSQGCCYADNWSSVQFQRMANISLQPGKKPLTIADQIKNVEKGIYIVGDGSFSIDQQRYNFQFGGQLYYEIKQGKIVGMLKDVAYQANTQEFWNSCSAICDQSDYRLGGSFFDGKGQPSQSSAVSHGSATARFNGVNVINTARKIG; this is encoded by the coding sequence TTGAAAAGAAGAAATTTTATTTACTTATCAGGGGTCGGAGCTGCTGCTGCGATGCTCCCTGCCATTCCCGTTTGGGGGAATGAGATCTCCGTGGAAAGGGCATTAGAGTATATTGACCCCGCCGCGAAAAAAATCCTGACTGATGTAGCCATGAATGCAGCACGTTCAAAAGGGGCAACCTATACGGATGTGCGTGTGGGCCGTTACCTGAACCAATTTGTGGTAACCAGGGAAAATAAAGTACAGAATATCGTAAATACAGAATCTTATGGGGTTGGGATCCGTGTCATCGCAAATGGATGCTGGGGTTTTGCAGCAACGGATAAAATGGATAAAGACAGCATTGCAAAAGCTGCAGAGCTTGCCGTGTCTATTGCTAAAGAGAATGGCCGGCTACAGTCGGAACCTGTAAAACTGGCAGCACAAAAAGGATATGGAGAGGTCAGCTGGAAAGCTCCGATTGAGAAGAATGCCTTTGAAGTTCCCATTAAAGAAAAAGTAGACCTCTTGTTGTCCGTTAATGATGCAGCAATGAAAGGTGGAGCGGATTACATCAACTCCATTCTGTTTATGGTGAACGAGCAGAAATACTTTGCTTCCACTGATGGATCTTATATTGATCAGGACATTCATCGCATCTGGCCTACGTTTTTTATCACTAAAATCAATAAAGAGACGGGTAAATTTGAAACCAGAAATGCCTTAAGTGCACCTACAGGTAAGGGCTATGAGTATCTGGATGCCAGACCACAGGATAAAATAAAAACTGCTTCAGGTACACTCTATAAAGGTCGCTATGACATGCTTGAAGATGCAAAACAGGCTGCGACTCAAGTAGGTGAGAAATTAAAGGCTAAATCCGTAGAGCCCGGTAAATACGACCTGGTACTTGACCCATCGCACCTCTGGCTGACCATTCATGAATCCTGCGGACACCCGACAGAGCTGGATCGTGTACTTGGTTATGAAGCGAACTTCGCGGGCACAAGTTTCCTTACTTTGGATAAATGGGAGTCTAAAAAATTCAAGTATGGAAGTGCTGAAGTGAACATTACCGCTGATAAAACCGAAGAGGGCTCTTTAGGAGCAGTTGGATATGATGATGAAGGGGTGAAATGTGGTAAATGGGATGTGATTAAAGATGGGGTACTCGTGAATTATCAGGCGATCCGGGATCAGGCACATATTGTGGGATTGGAACACTCGCAGGGATGCTGTTATGCAGATAACTGGAGCAGCGTACAATTTCAGCGTATGGCCAATATCTCTTTGCAACCAGGCAAAAAGCCTTTGACCATTGCAGATCAGATCAAAAATGTGGAAAAAGGAATCTATATCGTCGGAGACGGTTCTTTCTCTATTGATCAGCAGCGCTACAATTTCCAGTTCGGAGGCCAGTTGTATTATGAGATTAAACAGGGTAAAATCGTAGGCATGCTCAAAGATGTCGCTTATCAGGCCAATACCCAGGAGTTCTGGAATTCCTGTTCTGCCATCTGTGATCAGAGTGATTACCGTTTAGGAGGATCATTTTTTGATGGCAAGGGACAGCCAAGTCAGTCGAGTGCAGTGTCCCATGGATCTGCTACCGCGCGTTTTAATGGAGTAAATGTGATCAATACAGCTAGAAAAATCGGATAG
- a CDS encoding TldD/PmbA family protein, with protein MAILTKEQAKALLTKVLSYSKAEQCEVNLNGSDGGNIRYARSSVSTSGGISTNSLVVTSAFGKKSGVATINEFDEASLEKVVRRSEELAQLAPENPEFMSFLGPQEYGPDSPTFSEATAAMGPKERADAVQASLNQAKENKLNAAGFLSNSAGFSAMMNNKGLFAYNKSTDVAFNITIRTEDGKGSGYATKGYNDYTKLNTKADTAIAAKKALASVSAKAIEPGKYTVILEPTAVAVMLENLFFDLDARQADEGRSSMSKPGGKTKVGEQLLDERVNIYSDPWNPELPTSTWSGDGRPQQKVNWIEKGVVKNLYTSRYWAEKTGIKSLPSPDGAIMPGGTKSLEELIKGTEKGILVTRLWYIRSVDPQTLLLTGLTRDGTFYIENGEIKFPVKNFRFNESPIIMLNNLEEMGRSERTVSAESNANYLLPPLKIRDFTFTSLSDAV; from the coding sequence ATGGCAATACTAACTAAAGAACAAGCCAAAGCACTTTTAACTAAAGTCCTTAGCTACTCAAAAGCAGAACAATGCGAAGTGAACCTCAACGGATCCGATGGAGGAAATATCAGGTATGCCAGAAGTTCAGTTTCTACCAGTGGCGGAATCAGTACAAACAGTCTGGTCGTAACCTCGGCCTTTGGAAAGAAATCTGGTGTAGCCACAATCAATGAATTTGACGAAGCCTCTCTGGAAAAGGTCGTACGGAGATCTGAAGAGCTGGCTCAGCTGGCACCCGAAAATCCGGAATTTATGTCTTTCCTTGGTCCACAGGAGTACGGACCTGATTCCCCGACATTTTCTGAAGCTACCGCTGCGATGGGACCTAAGGAAAGGGCCGACGCAGTGCAGGCCAGCTTAAATCAGGCAAAAGAAAATAAACTCAATGCTGCGGGATTCTTATCCAACAGTGCCGGTTTTTCGGCCATGATGAATAATAAGGGCCTATTTGCCTATAATAAATCCACAGATGTTGCTTTTAACATCACCATTAGAACCGAAGATGGAAAAGGTTCCGGATATGCCACTAAGGGATACAACGATTATACAAAGCTCAACACAAAGGCCGATACCGCTATTGCAGCAAAAAAAGCACTGGCTTCAGTATCTGCTAAAGCTATCGAACCTGGAAAATATACCGTTATCCTGGAGCCGACAGCGGTAGCAGTGATGTTGGAAAACCTGTTTTTTGACCTTGACGCCAGACAGGCCGACGAAGGCCGCAGCTCGATGAGCAAGCCGGGAGGGAAAACAAAAGTAGGAGAGCAACTGCTGGATGAAAGGGTAAATATATATTCTGATCCATGGAACCCGGAATTGCCGACCTCTACCTGGTCGGGCGATGGAAGACCTCAGCAAAAGGTTAACTGGATAGAAAAAGGAGTGGTGAAAAACCTCTATACTTCCAGATATTGGGCAGAAAAAACCGGTATTAAATCACTCCCTTCTCCTGATGGGGCAATCATGCCGGGAGGAACAAAAAGTCTGGAGGAATTGATAAAAGGAACAGAAAAAGGAATTTTGGTAACGAGGTTATGGTATATACGTTCAGTAGACCCACAAACCTTACTGCTGACAGGCCTGACCAGAGATGGTACGTTTTACATTGAGAATGGAGAGATCAAATTCCCTGTCAAAAATTTCAGGTTCAATGAAAGTCCGATTATCATGTTGAACAATCTGGAAGAAATGGGTAGATCTGAAAGAACAGTGAGTGCAGAATCTAATGCAAACTATCTGTTACCCCCATTAAAAATAAGAGACTTTACCTTTACTTCTTTATCGGACGCGGTTTAG
- a CDS encoding RagB/SusD family nutrient uptake outer membrane protein yields MNLKKFTYIAAASLLLPFAGCKKELNTSPTNSVESALIYANADNIETVLNGTWSYMQDTYFTFANPGYSTILRTSDAMGDDVAVIPNKYGYRDSYNFTHASNQTRLGAIWTILYKVIDNCNNIITKIDAATGPEDKKARIKGQALALRANSYLNLVTYYQFNYQLNPLAKGVPVYTEPTTPTTVAKPRSSVEDIYKLIVSDLNQASQLLPAYNRPNTTKYKINIDVVHGLLARTYLNMGKWDLATQEALAAKKNYSYMPVAEYANGFNDLKNSEWIWGHGQQADQSTASYTFHFLDVSSASSYYYSFMADPNFKKLFDATDIRAKLFLWDGLPGREGYLRYQKFKFRPDVTADIVMMRSAEMTLIAAEGYARNGDLTNAALRLNELLSARQATPFDLGSKSKEEVIAAILIERRKELWGEGFSLSDILRTQSAVVRLPALGTDGEPLKVTVTTPDGKTKEVLAKQHTTLRFPDKSAFTPNSSYYLIPLPLTELNNNPNINN; encoded by the coding sequence ATGAATCTAAAAAAATTCACATATATAGCTGCTGCATCCCTCCTGCTTCCATTTGCTGGTTGCAAGAAAGAGCTGAATACCAGTCCCACCAATTCGGTGGAATCCGCATTGATTTATGCCAATGCCGACAATATTGAAACTGTACTGAACGGTACCTGGTCTTACATGCAGGATACCTATTTCACTTTTGCCAATCCAGGATACTCTACCATTTTGAGGACCAGTGATGCCATGGGGGATGATGTGGCCGTCATTCCAAATAAATATGGTTACAGGGATTCTTATAACTTCACTCATGCAAGTAATCAGACCCGTTTAGGTGCGATATGGACGATATTGTACAAGGTGATCGATAACTGCAATAACATCATTACTAAAATTGATGCTGCAACAGGACCAGAAGATAAGAAAGCCAGAATTAAGGGCCAGGCCCTTGCGTTAAGGGCAAACAGCTACCTGAACCTGGTTACCTATTATCAATTCAATTATCAGCTTAACCCTTTGGCTAAAGGGGTGCCGGTTTACACAGAACCGACTACACCAACAACAGTGGCTAAGCCCAGGTCAAGTGTGGAGGATATCTATAAACTGATTGTGTCTGATTTAAATCAGGCTTCGCAATTGCTGCCTGCTTATAATCGTCCGAATACCACAAAATACAAGATCAATATTGATGTGGTACACGGTTTATTAGCCAGAACCTACCTGAACATGGGAAAATGGGATCTTGCTACGCAGGAAGCATTAGCTGCTAAGAAGAATTACAGCTATATGCCTGTTGCCGAATATGCCAATGGTTTCAATGACCTGAAGAACAGTGAATGGATCTGGGGGCACGGACAACAAGCTGATCAAAGTACAGCAAGTTATACTTTCCACTTTCTGGATGTGAGCAGCGCTTCTTCCTATTATTACAGCTTTATGGCTGATCCTAATTTTAAAAAGCTGTTTGATGCAACAGACATCAGGGCAAAACTGTTTCTTTGGGATGGATTACCTGGACGTGAGGGCTATTTACGCTATCAGAAATTCAAATTCCGTCCGGATGTAACAGCTGATATCGTGATGATGAGGTCTGCAGAAATGACCCTTATTGCGGCCGAGGGTTATGCCCGAAACGGCGATCTGACCAATGCTGCGCTTAGGCTGAATGAATTGTTGAGCGCCAGACAGGCCACACCGTTTGATCTGGGATCAAAGTCTAAGGAAGAGGTGATTGCTGCGATTCTGATTGAAAGAAGGAAAGAGCTCTGGGGAGAAGGGTTTTCCTTATCTGATATCCTGAGAACCCAATCTGCTGTAGTCAGACTTCCGGCACTGGGTACAGACGGAGAACCCCTAAAAGTAACAGTAACCACTCCTGATGGAAAAACCAAAGAAGTATTGGCCAAACAACATACTACTTTGAGGTTCCCGGATAAGAGTGCATTTACTCCAAACAGTTCTTATTACCTGATCCCTTTGCCTTTGACGGAGCTGAACAACAATCCAAACATTAATAATTAA